From one Bacteroidetes Order II. bacterium genomic stretch:
- the upp gene encoding uracil phosphoribosyltransferase, whose translation MSMLKIVNHPVLKRDLTILRDKNTPHGIFRKLLADASAILAYEALSHVTLAEYPVETPLETTTGYRFAQEIIIVPILRAGLGMVEGFVRFVPEARIGHVGVYRDEQTHHPVEYYLNLPDHLPQADVFIVDPMLATGGSAIWAIHMLKEKGAKKVHLVSLVAAPEGVQALEASHPDVEIIVATLDRELNDKKYILPGLGDAGDRIFGT comes from the coding sequence ATCTCTATGCTAAAAATTGTCAATCATCCGGTTCTAAAACGGGACCTCACGATTTTACGGGATAAAAATACCCCGCACGGAATCTTCCGGAAACTATTGGCCGATGCCTCTGCGATCTTGGCCTATGAAGCGCTCAGCCATGTTACATTGGCGGAATATCCGGTAGAAACACCCTTAGAAACAACAACAGGTTATCGGTTTGCACAGGAAATTATCATTGTGCCGATCTTACGGGCAGGGCTTGGCATGGTAGAGGGCTTTGTGCGCTTTGTACCCGAAGCCCGAATTGGTCATGTTGGGGTTTATCGTGACGAACAAACGCATCACCCCGTAGAGTATTACCTAAACTTACCAGATCATTTGCCACAGGCTGATGTTTTTATTGTGGATCCGATGCTGGCAACGGGCGGGAGTGCAATCTGGGCGATTCATATGCTCAAAGAAAAAGGGGCAAAAAAGGTACATCTGGTGAGCTTGGTGGCTGCTCCAGAAGGCGTGCAGGCGCTTGAGGCGTCACACCCTGATGTGGAAATCATTGTGGCGACTTTAGACCGCGAATTAAACGATAAAAAGTATATTTTACCCGGTCTGGGCGATGCTGGAGACCGTATTTTTGGAACCTAA